In one Heteronotia binoei isolate CCM8104 ecotype False Entrance Well chromosome 1, APGP_CSIRO_Hbin_v1, whole genome shotgun sequence genomic region, the following are encoded:
- the LOC132585512 gene encoding interleukin-17F-like, whose product MARSRKRSSSLIQWFLLMLVLINSVYGRAINSKKIKQISSELQSENCPTHKDSKFPDSVRVLLQIIPTNRSHDRPQDVGDRSLSPWDYRINEDSYRFPPAIAEASCRHHACLNATGRGLNYGLNSVPIQQEILVLRRRQTGCRQTYWLAKQIITVGCTCAFPTTHTNTDLGKDGQN is encoded by the exons ATGGCAAGGAGTCGTAAGAGATCTTCCTCGCTG ATCCAGTGGTTCTTGCTGATGCTGGTGCTGATTAATTCAGTCTACGGAAGAGCAATAAACTCCAAAAAGATCAAGCAGATTTCCAGTGAACTTCAGAGTGAGAACTGTCCAACTCACAAAGACTCCAAGTTCCCTGACAGCGTCAGAGTTCTGCTACAAATCATTCCCACAAACCGAAGCCACGACAGGCCTCAAGATGTCGGggacagatctctctctccctgggaTTACAG GATCAACGAGGATTCCTACCGGTTCCCCCCCGCGATCGCCGAGGCCAGCTGCCGCCACCATGCCTGCCTCAACGCCACAGGACGGGGTCTGAACTACGGTTTGAATTCTGTTCCCATTCAACAGGAGATCCTAGTCCTCAGACGTAGGCAGACAGGCTGCCGGCAAACCTATTGGCTGGCGAAACAGATTATCACGGTGGGGTGTACCTGTGCCTTTCCTACCACCCATACCAATACCGACCTCGGGAAGGACGGACAGAACTAG
- the LOC132585519 gene encoding interleukin-17A-like: protein MKSFTTGAKPFRPLLILWILVSLLKSFAVGKALVSNTTRRAGGCLEPVELEFPLSVKVNLSIINKNLDDGVVSDVSKRSTSPWDYSVNEDPNRFPARISEATCRRPFCVDSRGKENYSMNSVPIRQEILVLRRRFRGCEQTYQLEKQWVTVGCTCARALSNTSA from the exons TTCAGACCGCTGCTCATCTTGTGGATCCTTGTGTCATTGCTGAAGAGTTTTGCGGTTGGGAAAGCTCTGGTTTCCAATACCACCAGAAGAGCAGGAGGCTGCTTGGAACCGGTTGAACTGGAATTCCCTCTAAGTGTGAAGGTCAATCTAAGCATCATCAACAAAAACCTGGATGACGGAGTAGTGTCTGACGTCAGCAAACGTTCAACCTCTCCATGGGACTACAG CGTTAATGAAGATCCCAACAGGTTTCCCGCCAGGATCTCCGAGGCCACCTGCCGCCGTCCTTTCTGCGTGGATTCCAGGGGAAAGGAGAATTACAGCATGAACTCCGTCCCCATTCGACAGGAGATCCTGGTGCTTCGACGTCGGTTCAGGGGCTGTGAGCAAACCTATCAGCTGGAGAAACAGTGGGTCACCGTCGGCTGCACGTGCGCCAGGGCACTGTCCAACACTTCCGCATGA